A stretch of the Filimonas lacunae genome encodes the following:
- a CDS encoding bestrophin family protein encodes MTISPSFRFTRVLQYTWKVDLIILLSCVIAYYADTYIIERFFILPPIIPTVLGPAIAFFVGFNNNQAYDRWWEARKIWGAIVNDSRSWARSILCYVVPKEDDTDAEALKQRMVKRHIAFVYALKTALRPQNDTGYRKYLDEQELALVESHSNMHNAILMLQSRDLEMLSQEGYLDGFRFMEMNQLLVKFSDSMGQAERIKNTVFPTIYIFFTRLFILLFTVMITMVCSQSIGPWSIIMGSIVGSVFHITHYNGQALMDPFSTLTTSISMNQISRTIEINLLEMMGEKEIPQPVRPINGEYVM; translated from the coding sequence TGTAATAGCATACTATGCAGATACCTATATAATAGAACGATTTTTCATACTACCTCCTATTATCCCCACCGTGCTGGGGCCGGCTATTGCATTTTTTGTAGGCTTTAATAACAACCAGGCTTACGACCGTTGGTGGGAAGCGCGCAAAATATGGGGCGCTATTGTAAACGACTCACGTTCGTGGGCCAGAAGCATACTGTGCTATGTGGTGCCGAAAGAAGATGATACAGACGCAGAAGCACTGAAGCAACGTATGGTAAAAAGGCATATCGCCTTTGTATATGCTTTGAAAACAGCACTGCGGCCGCAGAATGACACCGGGTACCGCAAATACCTGGATGAGCAGGAGCTGGCGTTGGTAGAAAGCCATTCCAACATGCACAACGCTATATTAATGTTGCAAAGTCGCGACCTGGAAATGCTGTCGCAGGAAGGCTACCTGGATGGATTCCGGTTTATGGAGATGAACCAACTGTTAGTGAAGTTCAGCGACAGTATGGGGCAGGCCGAACGCATCAAAAACACGGTATTTCCTACCATTTATATTTTCTTTACCCGGCTGTTTATACTGCTGTTTACGGTGATGATTACGATGGTGTGTTCACAGTCAATAGGGCCATGGTCTATTATCATGGGCAGCATTGTAGGCTCGGTGTTTCATATTACCCATTACAACGGGCAGGCATTGATGGACCCTTTCAGCACACTTACCACCAGCATTTCTATGAACCAGATAAGCCGTACCATAGAAATAAACCTGCTGGAAATGATGGGCGAAAAAGAAATTCCACAGCCTGTAAGGCCTATTAATGGTGAATATGTAA